Below is a genomic region from Candidatus Baltobacteraceae bacterium.
GGCGGGAGTCCAGCTCGAGATCCTCGTCATCGAGAAAGCCGCGGAGATCGGCAATCACGGTCTTTCGGGGCTCGTGCTCGATCCGCGCGCGATTAGCGAGTTGCTTCCCAATTGGCTCGAACTCGGCGCACCGGTCGAAGCGCCGGTCGGCCGCGACGAACTGTGGTTCCTGACCAAGAACGGAAAGATCAAAGCGCCGTTCACGCCGCCCTCGTTGAACAATCACGGCAAGTTCGTTTCGTCACTGCAGCGCCTCACCAAATGGATGGCGACGCAGGCGGAAGAGTTTGGCGTGCAAGTCTTTGGCGAGTTTCCGGGCCAGGAACTCCTGTGGGACGGGGACCGCGTCGTCGGCGTGCGCACCGGCGACAAAGGGGTCGATCACGACGGCAAGCCCAAAGCCAATTACGAACCGGGCGCGGATCTGCTCGCGAAGATCGTCATTCTGGGTGAAGGCCCGCGCGGCACGCTCGCCAAGCAGGCGATCCCGCGGCTCGGTCTGGACGACGGCAAAGAGCCGCAAGTCTACGCCGCCGGCGTCAAGGAACTTTGGCAGCTTCCCGACGACCGATTTCCCGCGGGCACCGTGATTCACACACTGGGTTATCCGCTTCCGCCCGAGACGTTCGGCGGCGGATTCATCTACGGCATGAAAGACCGCGTGCTCGACATCGGTCACGTCACCGGGCTCGATTACAAAAATCCGACGACCGATCCGCACAACGAACTGCAGCGCATGAAAGAGCATCCCGAGATTCGCAAGATGCTCGAAGGGGCGAAGCTGATTCGCTACGGCGCGAAAGCGATTCCGGAGGGTGGACTCTTTGCCATGATCCGCCCCTACGGCGACGGACTGATGATTACCGGCGATTCGGCCGGATTCCTCAACGGCATGCGCCTCAAGGGCGTGCATCTCGCGATGAAGTCGGGCATGATGGCCGCCGATACGGCGTGGGACGCGCTGCAAGCGAAGAGCTACGACGCTAAGCAACTTTCGGTCTACGAAGAACGCTTCCGCAATTCGTGGGCCTACCAAGAAATGCGCAGCGCGCGCAACTTCCACCAAGGCTTCGAGCACGGCATGTGGGCCGGCATGTTCAACGCGGGTCTCGCGCCGCTCGCCGGCGGGCGCGGCTTCGGCATCATCGAGAAGCTCCCGGGCAAGCCGGGATACGAGAACATGGTGAAGGCGGGTTACCGTCCCAAGGAAACGCCGCGCGCCAAGATCGACAACGTGCTCACGTTCGATAAGCTCACCGACGTGTATAATTCAGGGACGGTTCACGAAGAGAATCAGCCAAGCCATCTGAAGGTCGCCGACACCAACATCTGCCGCGATCGCTGTACTGTGGAATACGGCAACCCGTGCGCATATTTTTGTCCGGCGGCGGTCTACGAGCCGATGTTCGAACGCGACGGCGACGAAGGCGCGGTGCACGGCCGGCTGCAGATCAACTTCACGAATTGCGTGCATTGCAAGACGTGCGACATCGCCGATCCGTATCAGATCATCACCTGGGTGCCGCCGCAGGGCGGCGAGGGCCCCGTGTACACCGGGATGTAGACGGTTCGGCCGGCCCGATACGCGGTTGAGAGGAAATGAGAGGGATTTCCCCGTCATCTCTTCTTCATCGAGATGAAGTCTGAGGATACGCTTTCCGGAACCGACATCACGGTCGTCGGCGCCGGACTCATCGGGTTGGCCGTTGCGTTCGAACTTGCCGAGCGCGGCGCGAACGTGCGCGTGTACGATCGCGGCGAGCCGGGCCGCGGCGCATCCTGGGCCGGTGCCGGCATGCTCGCTCCGTACAGCGAGCACATCGCGGATCTGCCGCTGCTCGAGTTATGCGCGCGTTCCCTCGACCGCTACCCGCGCTTCGTCCAGCGCGTCGCTGCAGCCGGTGGTGTGGCCGTCGATCTTGCGCTCGACGGCATCGTCGAAGCTGCTTTCGATTCCATTCGTCTGGAGCAGCTCGCCTCGTTCGGACGCGATCTGCAGGCACGCGGTATCCGCGCCGAGTTGCTCGACCGGCGCGAAGCGCTCTTGGCCGAGCCGGCGCTCGGCAAACACGTGGCTGGCGCCCTGTTGATTCGCGGCCAGGGCTATGTCGACAACCGGCGACTCGGGCGCGCGCTGCTCGCTGCGATACGCGCTCGCGGCGTCACGGTCCAAGCACCGGTCGAGGGCCTCGTTATCGAATGCGATGCGCGCCGGGTTCTCGGCATCCGCACGGAGCTTGGGTTTACGCCGGCCGACTGGGTGGTCAACGCGGCCGGAGCCTGGGCGGCCGGCGTCGCCGGCCTGCCGGCCGAGGCACGTCCCGCCGTCCGGCCGGTCAAGGGGCAGATGCTGGCGCTCGCCGCGCCGGCCGGCCTCCTGCGCCGTCCGGTCTGGGTGCCGGGCGCCTACCTCGTGCCGCGGACCGACGGACGGCTGCTTGTCGGCGCGACCAGCGAAGAAGCCGGTTTCGATCAGCGCGTCACCGCCGAAGCGATCTCCTCGCTGCTGCAGGCCGCGTTAGCGGCTGCCCCGGCGCTCGGATCGTTCACGATGACGGAATCGTGGGCGGGCCTTCGCCCGGCCACGCCGGACGGTCGCCCGTTCATCGGCCCAACCGCGATCGACGGGTTGATCGTTGCGGCCGGGCACTATCGCAACGGCATCTTGCTTTCGCCCGAAACCGCCGAACTCGTTGCGAGTTTTGTCGAAAGCGGTGACGACGCGCCGCTGCAGCCGTGGCTTCCGGTCAGGATGAGCGCGAACGCAAGCCGAATCATGCACGCGTGAAGGCGACGATCAACGGCGAACTGCGCGAGCTTCCCGACGGAACGACCATCGCAAACCTGCTGGAATCGCTGGGGATTGCACGCAGCGGCATCGCGATTGCAAAAAACGACAAAGTCATCCGCCGCTCTCACTACGAGGACATCCCGATCGCAGACGGAGACAATGTCGAAATAATCAAAGCGGTTGCCGGCGGATGACGTCTGGACGACGTTCGCCCGAACGGGTTAGCCGAAGCGGCGAGGACCCTGACATTCATTGTCCGAGACGCGAGGCGTTAAGAGAGGGCGAATGTCGTCCAGATTTCATCCGCCCGCGACAACAGGTATGAATATATGAGCAGTGACACACTCAAGATCGGGAAGTACGAGTTCACTTCGCGGTTGATCGTCGGAACGGGAAAGTATCCTTCGATGGAGGTGATGCAGCAAGCGCACGCGGCAAGCGGGGCGCAGATGGTGACGGTTGCGATCCGGCGCATCAACATCGACGATCCCAGCGGCAGAACGCTGCTCGACTACATCGACCGGTCCGCGCTGCGCATTCTCCCCAACACGGCGGGATGCTACAACGCCAAGGACGCCGTTCTGACCGCGCAACTCGCGCGCGAGCTGCTCGAGACGGATTTGATCAAACTCGAAGTGATCGGGGATTCGCAGACGCTGCATCCGGACGCGCGCGGAACGCTCGAAGCCGCCGAGCAGTTGGTGAACGATGGTTTCACGGTGCTGCCCTATGTCGGCGACGATCCGGTCGTGTGCAAGCAACTCGAAGAGCTGGGCTGCGCCGCGGTCATGCCGCTGGCCGCGCCGATCGGAAGCGGTTTGGGCGTCTGCAATCCGTACACGATCGCGATCATCAAGGAGCGAGCCAACGTGCCGGTGATCGTCGATGCGGGCGTGGGCACTGCGAGCGACGCGGCAATCGCGATGGAGCTCGGCGTCGACGCGCTACTGATGAATACCGGCATCGCCGCGGCGCGCGAACCCGTGCTCATGGCGGATGCGATGAGACACGCGGTCATTGCCGGACGCGAAGCGTTTCTCGCCGGCCGGATGGAGAAGCGACTCTATGCGAACGCCTCGAGCCCGATGCGCGATTTGATCGCCACGAAGAACACGTGATCGGCGAAATCAGCGTCGACGAGTTGGCGCGCTGGCGGCGCGAGGGCAAAGCGTTCGTGCTGCTCGACGTGCGCGAACCGGACGAAATCGCGATTGCGCGCATCGCAGATTCGGTCTGGATCCCGATGCGCGAAATTCCGGCGCGGATCCGTGAACTCGACCCGGCCGTTCCGGTGGCGGTGTACTGTCACCACGGCGGCCGCAGCGAGCGGGTAGCTGCGTTTCTGGCAGCGCAAGGATTTTCCGACGTGGTCAACGTCGACGGCGGCATCGACGCCTACGCGGAGCGGATCGAACCGGCGCTCGCCCGATACTAACCGGTGCGCCGTGCGGTCACGAACCAATGCACGGCGCCGCGCAGCGGCGCGGTCGGGTGCGCCCAGCGTCCCGCGATATCGTCGACCCCCACTTCGCGCATCGACTCGATCGTAAAGCGCGGCGCAAGCAGCCGCCGCAGCCGCGCCTCGTCGAAATAGACGTGCGCGACGCCGGCCTCGTCGCCGTCCGCAGGCGCATAGACGTGAGGCTCTTGAGCTGCGCCGGTGCCGTACCGCGCATCACGGATTGATCCGAAGGTCCCAAAGAGTGGCGCTCCCGGCTCGAGTCCGTCTGCAATCTCTCCGAGCACAAAGGCGAGGACCGACGGTGTTCCGTGCAGGAGCGCGTGGGTCGAAAGCGCAGCCGCGCACGGGCGCTCGACCGGCAGGGAGCAGACGCGAAACCCTGCGCCTTCCAAGGCGCGCGTATTGCGGCCGGCGCCCGATCCGATTTCGAGCACGCATGCGCCGGAGCGGCCCTCGAGCCGCCCGATCAGGGCGAGTGCCAGCGGATGCGGCGGACGGTGCGGGCCTTGCGGCGAATCGGGAGACATCTATGGCAACCGAGACGCTGATTATCGTCGTCGGCGGTGACTACCTGGCATACGAGATCTGCCGCGAGATTTTGAAGACGGCCGGGCAGCGCGTTGCCTTGGTATGGAAGCACGAGGAAGAGCGTGCCGCGAACCTGCTCGCGCAAACCGTCGCGCGGTTCCGCGCGGAATTTCCGGCCACGTTCGCGCACTTCGCGCTCGATCCGGCCGAAAGCGCGAGCCTCCGCGAGGCCGGATTGGAGCCGCCCGGCGCACATCCGGATCAGCCCAATTATTGCATCGTCGCCGTCTCTCAGGACGATCGTCTGAACCTGCGCGTGGCGCTAATCGCTCGCGACATCAACGAACGCACGCGCGTGACGATCCGTCAGTTCAATCCGGTGCTCGGCCACAAGATCCAAGAAGGTCTCAAGTACAATTGCACCGCGATCTCGCCCGCAGCGCACGCCGCGGCGACGTACGCCGCTTCTGCCGTCGATCGCTCTTGTTACTACGCGCTTCCCTTTCCAACGCTGGAGACGCTCGTCGCCAAAGCCGTTCGCCGCCACGATCAGCACGATGACGACGAGGGCGACGGGGTGGGAAGTCTCTTCGGGTTTTGCGAACGCGATGCGCGAGAATTCGGGATCGCCGGACTCGACGTCGTCGCAGCGGAAGCGCATCTGAACGCCCGCATCGTCGCGATCGACGGCCGCGCACCGTACATCCTCCACGGCAATGAGGATCATGCGGACGAGGGCGCGCTCGGGACTCCCATCGCCGAGGATGCGCGGGTGTGCGTGTTCGGACCGATACGGCACATCAAGCGAACCTGGCCGCAGGGAGAGGCCCGGCGCGAAACGTCTTGGCGCAGCCGCGCGAGGGCCACGCTGCGCGACCTGCGCGTTGCGGTGCGCCGCACCGAGCCGATTTTGCGGATGGTCTTCAGCGTCGCGGTCGTACTGTATCTCGTCTTCGCGTTCTACTTCGCGGTGATGCTCCACCTCAATCCCATCGCGGCCCTGTATTTCGTGATGGCGACGATGACGACCGTCGGATACGGCGATATAACGCCTTGTACGAATTGCACGACCCATGCAATCGGGCTCGCCGAAGGCGCCTCGATGCTGGTCGATATGCTCACGATGCTCGTGGGCGTCACGATTTTCGCGGTGTTCACCGCAACCGTGACCTCCGCGCTCAACGCGGCGACGACGCGGCGCACGCGCGGCTTGCGGCGCATCCATCGGGCAGGACACGTGATCGTGTGCGGTGCGGGAAACGTCGGATCGCTGGTCATCGACTATCTGCGCGAACAGGGCGAAGATCTCGTCGTCGTCGAGCGCGATCCGGACGCGCTCTTGATCGAGCTCGCGCGCGACCGCAAGATCGATTTGCTGACCGGAGATGCGACGAACGACGAGACGATTGCGTACTGCTCGCCCGAGCGGGCGAAGGCGCTCGTCGGCGTTACCAACAGCGATACCGCAAATCTCGAGGTCGCGCTCGGAGCGCGAACGCGCACGCGCGAACACGCCCGGTCCGAAATGCACGTCGTCTTACGAATCGACGACCTGGCTTTTGGTGCGTCGATCAAGCGCCACTTCGGCATCACCTCCTTTTCGACCACCGAATTGACGGCGCCGACGATCGCCGGTCTCGCGCGCTTTGAAAGCACTCGCGGACGGTTTGCAATCTTCGGCGATCGGCCCTATGCGCGCGTCTTTCAGCTCGCCGAACGTTTTCAAGGCGTCGAAAACGCTCCACCCCCGGCGCCGCCGGAACGGCCCGGCTACAAGGTGCGTTGGGTCCCGCTCTACGCGTGGCGCGAGACCGGGGCCGGCAAAGGGGTTGCCGTGCCGGTACACAAGTTTGACGAGGACGTGCGATCGGGCGATCGCCTGTTGTTCATGGTGCCTCTGGATCAGTTCAGCGAATGAGAAAGGACGGCGATGCTGGCGGAAGGCGATAAACTTCCGAAGATCACGGTCGAAGACGACGCGGGGAAGCCGATCAAGACGGCCGATTTGCTCGGCGGTCCGCTGATCATCTATTTCTATCCGAAGGACGACACGCCGGGCTGCACCAGCGAGGCCTCGCAATTTCGCGATCTATACGCGAAGTTCCAAAAGAAGGGCGCACGAATCGTCGGAGTGAGCCGCGACACGCCCGAGTCACATCGGAAATTCAAAGCCAAATTCGCGATTCCATTCACGTTGCTCGCGGATACGAAATCCGAGCTGTGCGACGCGTTCGGCGTTATCGTCGAGAAGAATATGTACGGAAAAAAATCGCTGGGCGTACAGCGCGCGACGTTTCTGATCGACGGAAACGGTGTGATCGTCAAAGCATGGCCAAAAGTCAAAGTCGACGATCACGCCGATGAGGTGCTCGCATCGCTACCGTAATGGCCGCGGCGATGCGGGTGCGCGTCGTCGGCTCGAGTGCGTCGGTCCCGCGTCCCGGTCGCGCGTGCAGCTGCCACCTCGTCCGCGCGCGCGGTACGAACCTTTTGCTCGACATCGGTACGGGCGCGCTCGCGAACCTGCGCATCGTGATGGACTATCCCGACCTCGACGCGATCGTCATCACGCACATGCACGCCGATCACTTCCTCGACCTGATCCCGCTGCGCTACGGGCTGAAGTACGGCCCACTGCTTCGCGACGATCGAATGCCGGTCTGGTTGCCGCCCGGCGGCGAGGCACAGTTGCGCGCCTTAGCCGAAACCTTTGCGAGCGAAGGTCCGAGCAATTTTCTCGATGAGGTCTTCGAAATTTCCGAATACGACCCGGGCGCGCCGCTGACGATTGGACGGCTCGAGGTGACGTTCGCCAAAACGATCCACTATATCGACGCGTACGCGGTTCGGGTGGAACGCGACGGTGCGAGCGTGTGCTACTCGAGCGATACCGCGCCGTGCGAGCGGGTGGAAGAGCTGGCGCGCGGCTGCAGCATTTTTTTGTGCGAAGCCGCGCTCGGGCTGGCGGCGGAAAGCGGTCCGGTGCGTGGACATCTTTCGGCGGTGGAAGCCGGCGAGATGGCGCAGCGCGCGGGCGCGCGGCGGCTCGTGCTGACGCATTACGGCACCGAGTTTGCGCCCGGCGAGTTGGAAGACGCCGCCCGCAGCGTCTATCACGGACCGTGCGCTATTGCCGACGACGGTACCGAGCTGACCATCTAGGGAAGCTCTTCATAGCTTCCCTAGATGGCGGTGGAGGTGCGCCGTGCTGCGTACCTCCACCTAGCGTTGATCGGACACGTCGGAGGATGCCTATTGTCCGATCAGCGCGTTCGTAACGGCGACGTCGAAGCTGCCCAAGCCGGTCGTATAGTCGTAGCCCGGAAGCGCGCTGTAGGCGCCGTTCGCGCCGACGAGGATGTCGTGGAACCCGCCGTACGGACGCGTCACCGGCTCGTTGCTCGAATCCGAGCCGGCAGTGTTGTTCGCATACTCCGCGTAGAGCAGCGGCGCGGCGAAGCCGAGCTTGGAATGCGATTCCAGCATGCGCGCCCAGACGCCGGCCGAGAGCGGTGACGACAGGCTCGTGCCGCCGATCGTCGTCCAGCCGCCGGCGTCGGTGAGATAGAGGGTCATACCGGTCGTGAGGTCACCGTCCATCGCCACGTCGGGAACGCCGCGATCGCCAGCCTCGGACCCGACGGATTGCGCGGAGTCCTCCCACGCCGGCATGTACTCGAACTGGCTCACGCCGCCGCCGCCGGAGAACCACGACGCTTCGCCCTGATACGAGCCGTCGCTCATCGTCGCCAGCGTCGTGCCGCCGACCGCGACCACGTACGGTGACGACGCGGGGTAGTTGACGAACGGAGCGCCGGCGGGAATGCCGTTGGGTGCGCCGACGGAGCAGAACGATCCCGAATCCCCCGCCGAGGCGAACATCGTTTGACCTTGGGCCGCACCCTCGAGCAGGATCTCGTCGTCGACGACCATCGAGCCGTCGAGATACGGGCCGTACTCGCACCCGCCGAACGACGAGTTTCCAACCCGGGCCAGATCGTCGGTCACCCACTGATTGTATTCGAGCGCGATGTCGCTGTCGGTGAGCGCGGTGGTGACGTAGAGGTAGATCGTCTTGACGTCGCGCGCCATTCCGCTCGAAGCGGTCATGTCGAGCGTCCACTCGTCGTCGCCCGACGTATCGGTGCTGGCGACGCCGACGGTTTTTTGCACGACCGGAACTTGGATCAATCCGAATCCGGATTCGTTGGTGCGGAAGTCGCTGATCGATTGGGTGACGCTGCCTTCAGCCATGATCGCGATGTTCACGTTGGTCGCGGCCGGAACGTTCATCGCGTCGTACGCGCGCCAGTAGTCCGACGGCGTGTAGTTGCGCAGACAGCCGACTTCGCTTGCGGCGGCCGAAGGTTCCGGTTCGGGCGAGGGCAGGCCGACGATGTCGAGGTTGGAGACGTCGCACGGCGTTTCCGGCTGCGCGGTCGGCGTCGGTTCGGGAGTCGGCGCGGGAACGGGGCCGCCGCGGTGCGGATTGGTCTTGAAGGTTTGTGCGTCGTTGAGTCCGAGCACCGCGACGACGATTCCGCCGAGCGCGCTCGGCACGAATGCCGGGTTCGTATTGGCATAGACGGTCGTGCCGCCTTGCGAGAACGAATGCAGCGTCGTGTGAAACGCGGTTTGGACGTTGGAGGCGGGAGCGGTTGCGCTTACCAAGAGATCATTCGGCGTCACGGTGATGCCGGTGAAGCCTTCGGACTGGAGATACGAGGTCACGCTCTTTACGCTCGCCGCACTCGGTGCATACGTCGAATCGAACGAGCTTTGCGAAATCGTTTGGCCGGATGC
It encodes:
- a CDS encoding electron transfer flavoprotein-ubiquinone oxidoreductase, whose protein sequence is MAQRDQLEVDVLFVGAGPASLAGAIRLGQLAKEAGVQLEILVIEKAAEIGNHGLSGLVLDPRAISELLPNWLELGAPVEAPVGRDELWFLTKNGKIKAPFTPPSLNNHGKFVSSLQRLTKWMATQAEEFGVQVFGEFPGQELLWDGDRVVGVRTGDKGVDHDGKPKANYEPGADLLAKIVILGEGPRGTLAKQAIPRLGLDDGKEPQVYAAGVKELWQLPDDRFPAGTVIHTLGYPLPPETFGGGFIYGMKDRVLDIGHVTGLDYKNPTTDPHNELQRMKEHPEIRKMLEGAKLIRYGAKAIPEGGLFAMIRPYGDGLMITGDSAGFLNGMRLKGVHLAMKSGMMAADTAWDALQAKSYDAKQLSVYEERFRNSWAYQEMRSARNFHQGFEHGMWAGMFNAGLAPLAGGRGFGIIEKLPGKPGYENMVKAGYRPKETPRAKIDNVLTFDKLTDVYNSGTVHEENQPSHLKVADTNICRDRCTVEYGNPCAYFCPAAVYEPMFERDGDEGAVHGRLQINFTNCVHCKTCDIADPYQIITWVPPQGGEGPVYTGM
- the thiO gene encoding glycine oxidase ThiO; translation: MKSEDTLSGTDITVVGAGLIGLAVAFELAERGANVRVYDRGEPGRGASWAGAGMLAPYSEHIADLPLLELCARSLDRYPRFVQRVAAAGGVAVDLALDGIVEAAFDSIRLEQLASFGRDLQARGIRAELLDRREALLAEPALGKHVAGALLIRGQGYVDNRRLGRALLAAIRARGVTVQAPVEGLVIECDARRVLGIRTELGFTPADWVVNAAGAWAAGVAGLPAEARPAVRPVKGQMLALAAPAGLLRRPVWVPGAYLVPRTDGRLLVGATSEEAGFDQRVTAEAISSLLQAALAAAPALGSFTMTESWAGLRPATPDGRPFIGPTAIDGLIVAAGHYRNGILLSPETAELVASFVESGDDAPLQPWLPVRMSANASRIMHA
- the thiS gene encoding sulfur carrier protein ThiS — its product is MKATINGELRELPDGTTIANLLESLGIARSGIAIAKNDKVIRRSHYEDIPIADGDNVEIIKAVAGG
- a CDS encoding thiazole synthase; its protein translation is MSSDTLKIGKYEFTSRLIVGTGKYPSMEVMQQAHAASGAQMVTVAIRRINIDDPSGRTLLDYIDRSALRILPNTAGCYNAKDAVLTAQLARELLETDLIKLEVIGDSQTLHPDARGTLEAAEQLVNDGFTVLPYVGDDPVVCKQLEELGCAAVMPLAAPIGSGLGVCNPYTIAIIKERANVPVIVDAGVGTASDAAIAMELGVDALLMNTGIAAAREPVLMADAMRHAVIAGREAFLAGRMEKRLYANASSPMRDLIATKNT
- a CDS encoding rhodanese-like domain-containing protein; translation: MIGEISVDELARWRREGKAFVLLDVREPDEIAIARIADSVWIPMREIPARIRELDPAVPVAVYCHHGGRSERVAAFLAAQGFSDVVNVDGGIDAYAERIEPALARY
- a CDS encoding NAD-binding protein, coding for MATETLIIVVGGDYLAYEICREILKTAGQRVALVWKHEEERAANLLAQTVARFRAEFPATFAHFALDPAESASLREAGLEPPGAHPDQPNYCIVAVSQDDRLNLRVALIARDINERTRVTIRQFNPVLGHKIQEGLKYNCTAISPAAHAAATYAASAVDRSCYYALPFPTLETLVAKAVRRHDQHDDDEGDGVGSLFGFCERDAREFGIAGLDVVAAEAHLNARIVAIDGRAPYILHGNEDHADEGALGTPIAEDARVCVFGPIRHIKRTWPQGEARRETSWRSRARATLRDLRVAVRRTEPILRMVFSVAVVLYLVFAFYFAVMLHLNPIAALYFVMATMTTVGYGDITPCTNCTTHAIGLAEGASMLVDMLTMLVGVTIFAVFTATVTSALNAATTRRTRGLRRIHRAGHVIVCGAGNVGSLVIDYLREQGEDLVVVERDPDALLIELARDRKIDLLTGDATNDETIAYCSPERAKALVGVTNSDTANLEVALGARTRTREHARSEMHVVLRIDDLAFGASIKRHFGITSFSTTELTAPTIAGLARFESTRGRFAIFGDRPYARVFQLAERFQGVENAPPPAPPERPGYKVRWVPLYAWRETGAGKGVAVPVHKFDEDVRSGDRLLFMVPLDQFSE
- a CDS encoding peroxiredoxin: MLAEGDKLPKITVEDDAGKPIKTADLLGGPLIIYFYPKDDTPGCTSEASQFRDLYAKFQKKGARIVGVSRDTPESHRKFKAKFAIPFTLLADTKSELCDAFGVIVEKNMYGKKSLGVQRATFLIDGNGVIVKAWPKVKVDDHADEVLASLP
- a CDS encoding MBL fold metallo-hydrolase, with amino-acid sequence MRVRVVGSSASVPRPGRACSCHLVRARGTNLLLDIGTGALANLRIVMDYPDLDAIVITHMHADHFLDLIPLRYGLKYGPLLRDDRMPVWLPPGGEAQLRALAETFASEGPSNFLDEVFEISEYDPGAPLTIGRLEVTFAKTIHYIDAYAVRVERDGASVCYSSDTAPCERVEELARGCSIFLCEAALGLAAESGPVRGHLSAVEAGEMAQRAGARRLVLTHYGTEFAPGELEDAARSVYHGPCAIADDGTELTI
- a CDS encoding S53 family peptidase; this translates as MKKFAALALAISVATVACSGQHGASVVPQGGAAAQSSSMGTKSARAQAITAPAGWAATATGVMSLVNATDLGAVPATQSVTVVLGLQLQNAAQLQSLVASGQTISQSSFDSTYAPSAASVKSVTSYLQSEGFTGITVTPNDLLVSATAPASNVQTAFHTTLHSFSQGGTTVYANTNPAFVPSALGGIVVAVLGLNDAQTFKTNPHRGGPVPAPTPEPTPTAQPETPCDVSNLDIVGLPSPEPEPSAAASEVGCLRNYTPSDYWRAYDAMNVPAATNVNIAIMAEGSVTQSISDFRTNESGFGLIQVPVVQKTVGVASTDTSGDDEWTLDMTASSGMARDVKTIYLYVTTALTDSDIALEYNQWVTDDLARVGNSSFGGCEYGPYLDGSMVVDDEILLEGAAQGQTMFASAGDSGSFCSVGAPNGIPAGAPFVNYPASSPYVVAVGGTTLATMSDGSYQGEASWFSGGGGVSQFEYMPAWEDSAQSVGSEAGDRGVPDVAMDGDLTTGMTLYLTDAGGWTTIGGTSLSSPLSAGVWARMLESHSKLGFAAPLLYAEYANNTAGSDSSNEPVTRPYGGFHDILVGANGAYSALPGYDYTTGLGSFDVAVTNALIGQ